The genomic segment GCCGAGGGGGTTTCCGAATCCTGGGGACAGGAGGAAGATTTCCAAAGAGGAGGCGAAAGGGAGGGAGGCTGAGCCGGCGATCCCCGGGGAGGAATCGGAGCGCTCCGAGGGAGGGGCTTCGGAGAGGGGAGTTTTAGATCAAGGCGCTGTACTGGAGAAAGCTCGGGGAATCGCTGCAGCGGCCGGAGCCAACGGGCGGAGGAGCCTTTTAAACGCGACAAGGAAACCCGCGGAGAAGGTCCCGAGGCCCCTTGCAGCCTGCCTTCCCCCTTCATACTCTACTCCCTTCCCCGAAAGTTAGAAAGAAAGCCGAATTTGCTGCTTCTCCCCTGTTCCTACTCAATACATACTACTTTCAGCTTCCCGCGggaacatagaaaaaaattaatttcttcccaGTTTTAAGGCTGAAAAAAGCTCGAGGCCTCGCAATTTGATTAGACTGGGGGCATCAAACTAGGGAAGCTATTGCTCTAGTTTTCAAAGTCCCACATTGCAACCTTCCTGGGACGCCATGTCTACCAGCAACTGTAGTTTCAAGGACCGGTGCGTGTCCATCCTGTGTTGCAAATTCTGTAAACATGTGCTCAGCTCAAGGGGAATGAAGGCTGTTTTGCTGGCTGATACTGAAATAGACCTTTTCTCTACAGACATCCCTCCTACCAAGTAAGTCAAGCTAGTAGCGGGCAACAGTAGCCTTTAACTGAGTGGGGAAAATGTATGGCTTGGACAAAAATGGGAGTCGACAAAGGAGGCTGTCATTTTAGTGTTCCAGCCACTCCCAACAGTCTGATGATCCCCTTGGAGTATAATAACTAAGGGGGCAGACCGTCTGGACAAATCTGTGGTTTAGCCAGAGTGGCCGGTCCTGAGGTAATGTTTCTAGTTCAATTATAGTCATGTGACCACATCTCTTAAGTTGGGTCCCTGGCGCTGTGCCCTGTCCaaccatcccagctcactggatCAAGTCCATGACCTAGACTCTAGGTAAATTCAAGCAAGGGTTCCTGTACTGTTGGAGAGGAGAGGTCatttaagtttttcatttttatccaaaAAGTTTTACAccagaaaatataaatttctacCATTATTTGTAAGTGGCATGCTGAATCAAATCCATTGTCCGTCTAATTCAGTGTTCTTTTCTCAAAAATCTCTCTTTCTGAATGAGAAAGACTTAAACAGGTTTTTATGGGATAAAATAGACACCTCTAAAATAATCCTTGTCTCCCATAAAGCCTGTTTTGGATATTATGAATCATTTGCATaattaaatgcttttaaattctgttttcagtCACTACCCACTTCCAGGCATAGAGTCCTGAAAAAATTTGCTTCCTATTTggaaaaataaccattttattttacTCAAGTGTACTTATTCTAGCTCTAAAAGATACTTTCTCTTTCTATAGTCAACATATATGTGCCTTTACATGATTTTTAAGATTTAGGCTCTTTATTGAAACTATCATTACAGTGAAAGAGTAATTGTCCAAACTATGGCTAGACAGCTGCCAGAGGACACAGGCTAATAATCATAATACTTTAAAATGAACTTCGTGATAAtgatataaacttaaaaaacttttttaatgtacataaaGCTATGAACTCTTTCTCCCCCTAAATCTTTTCTGAATTGGTTTAATTGCAGTCATGCTTAATGGCAAAGCCAAAGGCTCTCTTTTAATGCAAAGATAAATGGGTTAATCGTTTAAATACCAATATGTGTgttgcaaaaagaaaaagcattagacaataAATCTAGAACATACTTTTACAAAGGTTCTGTGATTTGTTGTCtaagtgcttttttctttttagtagcaCATACGTGtacacaaatttaaaatattaacccATTCATCTTTGCAATAGCTCTGGTAAGTAATAATACAGTCATAAGGAGGGCTCAGATATCTGAATTATTAGATTTAGACCAGAGTCTAGAATAGTATCAGGTCTTTCCTATTGTCTATTCTTTGGAGGGATTA from the Manis javanica isolate MJ-LG chromosome 11, MJ_LKY, whole genome shotgun sequence genome contains:
- the FAM72A gene encoding protein FAM72A isoform X3; the encoded protein is MSTSNCSFKDRCVSILCCKFCKHVLSSRGMKAVLLADTEIDLFSTDIPPTNAVDFIGRSYFTEICKCKLKDIACLKWCKLPTLGQFARDRRESR